In Augochlora pura isolate Apur16 chromosome 3, APUR_v2.2.1, whole genome shotgun sequence, the sequence ACCGTCTCACCAGTAAATCGCCAACCAATCAGTGGAAAGAAAATTTCCGTATTGACCCTCTCTAACAGATCGAGCTGCTGTCTAAGAGTGTGGAGAAGTGGGACAACCAATTACCTTATGTATGTACACATGTGTACGTGCAGTTATCGAGCTTGTAGATGGCAGAGGTGTAGCCACAGCATTTTCATTCCTAAACTAACTTTTGCAGTGAACGATGCGGAAAACGTGTAGGATTTttgtgaatatattttacttttagaaTTACCTGTTTTTGCCAGTCCTGTCCACAGAAAATATCTCTTGCCACAGTTTTCGTCTAATGTGCACGAATAAACGTAAATTGCTCGTGGTGTCGTTAGTATAGTACGCACCTGGAAAATACAAAAAGTGGAAGATATTGGTTAGAAATATCAGCGGttgattttgaaaatggaagTGATCCTTGGTCGTAGCACCAGGCTGATCAGCACCCTGGGGCTTGGACCGACGTTTCTAACGAAAAATTTCTTGGAATCCGTGCGTTTCATACGATGCACCGATCCGAAACGCTGGAAATTTAAGCTTTCCGGTAGGTTGTCAACAGCCCCGCCACAAGACCACACAcgtttgtttcaattaaatgttatCATCGttgtctaaataatttcagaacgATACCCGCGTTATGGAAACTTCTCATGTAACTCTGTCCCACTTTTTAATCGTATTACCACAAATCAACTGCCCTATAGGTATAATATCGCTAAATGTAGTATTCCAGTCACACATTATTGTGGCTCCAAGCAAAATGGTAAAGATGTTCCTGGATACGAGCCACAAAAGCTGTCGATATTCGCGAAGATGAAACAGATGACCAAAGATTATTGGCATATCTTAATACCAGTGCATGTGGTCACTTCTATTGGTTGGGCGGctctattctatgcaacaatTAAGAAGTATGAATGCACGATACGCAGATGCACATGTGTCAATAATTCTTTCGTCGCGTACTGCACTGTCACGTGTCTATTGTTTCAGTGGCGTCgatatagttaaaataatggaatttCTGCGTTTCGGTCAGGATTATTTAGACATGGTACGAAATTCCAGTGCAGGCAACTGGGCCTTAACGTATgctctatataaaatatttacaccCCTTAGATATACGGTGACAGTAGGTAATTGAACGAAAGCAATGTTTCAACTTATTAGACTTACAggaatcgaaataataatggtGCATAAATCGTTCGTAGGGCTCACAACAATATCTATTAGGCGGCTGGCTAAATTAGGATATGTGAAACCATTGACATTCGGCAAAAAACCGCAAATTATACCCAAGGTATTATTTTCATGACGTATTAACTATACTGATTAGAACTATTAAACTATCGATATTGATgtttatctgaaatatttgtGTTCTCCTGTTCTTTTTCCATGCATACATGATATAGGCTGCATACGATACTCTGTGTAGGTTTCGATTATATCGCTAgaataaaactttttttttctcgtgcTATAATACTCTATCATGTATCTATCTCTGTGTTAACATAACTCGACAAAGTAATATCTGTAATGTTTAT encodes:
- the LOC144478626 gene encoding protein FAM210A-like isoform X2, encoding MEVILGRSTRLISTLGLGPTFLTKNFLESVRFIRCTDPKRWKFKLSERYPRYGNFSCNSVPLFNRITTNQLPYRYNIAKCSIPVTHYCGSKQNGKDVPGYEPQKLSIFAKMKQMTKDYWHILIPVHVVTSIGWAALFYATIKNGVDIVKIMEFLRFGQDYLDMVRNSSAGNWALTYALYKIFTPLRYTVTVGLTTISIRRLAKLGYVKPLTFGKKPQIIPKAAYDTLYNRIK
- the LOC144478626 gene encoding uncharacterized protein LOC144478626 isoform X1, producing the protein MEVILGRSTRLISTLGLGPTFLTKNFLESVRFIRCTDPKRWKFKLSERYPRYGNFSCNSVPLFNRITTNQLPYRYNIAKCSIPVTHYCGSKQNGKDVPGYEPQKLSIFAKMKQMTKDYWHILIPVHVVTSIGWAALFYATIKNGVDIVKIMEFLRFGQDYLDMVRNSSAGNWALTYALYKIFTPLRYTVTVGLTTISIRRLAKLGYVKPLTFGKKPQIIPKTTESSKHKRMHKDTLKTGEETEPPKT